In Malus sylvestris chromosome 15, drMalSylv7.2, whole genome shotgun sequence, a single genomic region encodes these proteins:
- the LOC126603255 gene encoding separase isoform X1: MEETAIISKLEAANTAGLHPLVAAYLQPFTELQNPKKTKKSTKSQDHQTLLRSLAKKFLPFLNRTLSLLPKRLADPSKLDDKFALELFDIYRLCLDCLAAVSSVLSASPHSFHYPRVRMVSCLVACGRYKDAESEGFRVLESLKAIECGSKKSVKSCRRFVPDVEKGGGDKDFGSLVGEIVVTLVKCAAMSQSKDSEVFERVLCLAEEVMPWFRVLDASTCEKLHRNLVAYLSRCTQFLVGELSVFNGDLVQKFCILTMTEYAKSPMKDTMVKFARTICSSLFLFQEDTFTLTRILFCLLDSLVHECKAEVENSGKEFVELIAYCAKKCQTTNTNLCGIIGSHLNKLAGDFHQAGTPFQLILRVYATGLHFVDRSMKSKVGHFQSFEGAIRVLLDDGDTGNRLSGLLGSLRSYFQIGCNDDSLLSNSQLSSDSGDSLNQMQKDRKNYLLCYFNALKFLCQPLTEFVNSGRKQIITNNEAASVSTEVCHIQGAFHQFCDVFLSLKMYRCTYEVDRDGFDGNSTLDVALAAFTLSIITKLNIQKSVQILENVITSAWIQPHGLKHLYVSLYNTGVHLYRNKELKEASQALNLCCKASWTRVIHLCEMFVHKQRASEVDLSEDAILDFYNECCTRSAFLLDVLNELQSYDAKRTLLESLENWSIAANLFGRLPGPLAVVKQWVKMECKRYKDVNVEDDAPTLYSLLLSYKKVPKKINEIVLEQELLAYEGMTAVNPKFCQKMQMKIIDFLLKDVYVTPNSWLQKSRILLKKGRALRLSGSKGLKDCIQCLSDAICLLLLYQSEIYDETCTHEISPCHQLAVAYCLRALSTQEAEPNSKTHEQRVLEDISAAINLWLGISTPANCSPADKCSMLSENTMLLLYNVIDLLSAKGCMDFHNDIHKLMIRLFKWRNVPLEKCVARFWECRRISHALCASPVNETFIMNLSDHCGELSKYAFWIDSLKDSTPLLLVFQHSFSFLFPNFSRGPWNHQNLFRSDITIDEVKEAAFELISQAPVSTWSAYIAGYLYYDLSERLVSNGRLIEALSYAKEAHNLRAKLFGGKFMFSSERQPKKYNEGGICQELTYSIHDMHMQRSVASEVWLFDTSSCDLESYYLSPWNALQCYLESTLQVGVILEIIGKGAEAEGFLQFGKAFSCSQSLPLFTIVFSTVLGKLYHKQQLWDLAEKELQSAKQYFGACSTDLSCMKCRLLLEATVNQNLGDLYQSIFENTRSTSSDKLSHAENLYKSAIAILNLSEWKNSVSCPEEECVEWTMPGKASLKDVGYCASSIYTVSEEKQHDNRKTTKEGLKSKMDAKKCKKTKNAPKLVVKNQVSVPEHNLRVTRSRYQSSQNQSISGNGIVQLGPSKLLQGKSECDSPDTFSKREFLLDLKSCEVAFGCNVTCICNQMRCWQCLPVEVMKSGLVKDLVHLKWEFVRRRLLLRLLTGLGKCLDSRGQTHETHEIIVQTVSVLVSRNPFCPITSTVPLTSLLDLMGKEIPGDVFCVERAEVLLNISWSSLKSYCSKETRSMCSDLPHIQLPKLVSWLMLAFVLCRDVPVLFQKVSRLLAAIFVLSTSSDLFSLSSSSKTLRENHWASYFHQASLGTHLSCQFFTNISGICNVQHLVNTEGSHVPGSTCLGSEKKNLLRLAPESIQELEGFVTLFFAGLPCTTIICISLLGSPYASFLQELLSFHTCVHAWILVSRLNLKSQPIVMLLPVDSVLEGDSSDDTSSGSVSVSDGKVGKRWCCPWGSTVVDRVAPEFRMILEESYLSSSIEEEEDTKENRALWWMWRNKLDRRLCKLLKNLEDLWFGPWKYLLLGESSNCKQLDLVHKKLARDLKSKCKMDIDESLLKVILGGSKYAFEGGGAYVSQLCFKKGCYIGKAGCSEENKWLASTNESNGYQKLSELAFQLIQGAVNELEGLDTVNREPIILVLDFEVQMLPWENIPILRNQEAYRMPSIGSIFATLEKNYHQDKVASSTKKPGGLSHALCQKASFPLIDPLDAFYLLNPGGDLGITQIEFEEWFRDQNLEGKAGCAPPAEELAEALKSHDLFIYIGHGSGVNYIPMHQIQSLENCAATLLMGCSSGCLTLNGCYVPHGPALSYLLAGSPVIIGNLWEVTDKDINRFAKAMLDGWLKERSSSSEGCAQCKVAEEFEALSITGCPGIAKKKVSRKKLPEACESDPMTISCDHRPKIGSFASQAREACSLPFLIGASPVCYGVPTGIRRKDL, from the exons ATGGAGGAGACCGCCATCATTTCAAAACTTGAAGCCGCCAACACCGCCGGCCTTCATCCCCTCGTCGCCGCCTATCTTCAGCCGTTCACCGAACTCCAGAAccccaaaaaaaccaaaaaatcaaccaaatccCAAGACCACCAAACCCTCCTCCGCTCGCTCGCCAAGAAATTCCTCCCCTTCCTCAACCGCACGCTATCCCTTCTCCCCAAACGCCTCGCCGACCCCTCAAAGTTAGATGACAAATTTGCCCTCGAACTCTTCGATATTTACCGGCTCTGCCTCGACTGCCTGGCCGCCGTGTCCTCTGTGTTGTCCGCTTCGCCGCACTCGTTTCACTACCCGAGGGTGAGGATGGTGAGTTGCCTTGTGGCATGTGGGCGGTACAAGGATGCGGAAAgtgaggggtttagggttttggagagcCTTAAGGCGATTGAATGTGGGTCGAAGAAATCGGTGAAATCGTGTCGGAGATTTGTGCCGGATGTGGAGAAGGGGGGCGGAGATAAAGATTTTGGGTCTTTGGTGGGTGAAATTGTGGTGACGCTTGTGAAATGTGCGGCCATGAGTCAGAGTAAGGACAGTGAGGTGTTTGAGCGGGTGCTTTGTTTGGCTGAGGAGGTCATGCCGTGGTTCCG GGTATTAGATGCAAGCACATGTGAGAAGTTGCACAGGAATCTGGTTGCCTATCTGAGTAGGTGTACTCAATTTTTAGTTGGGGAGCTATCGGTGTTCAATGGGGATCTTGTGCAAAAGTTCTGCATTTTAACCATGACTGAGTATGCTAAGTCGCCAATGAAAGACACAATGGTCAAG TTTGCCCGTACGATATGTTCatctttattcttgtttcaAGAGGATACATTCACACTCACTCGCATCTTATTTTGCTTGTTGGACTCCCTTGTCCACGAATGTAAG GCTGAAGTGGAAAATTCAGGAAAAGAGTTTGTTGAACTTATTGCTTATTGTGCCAAAAAATGTCAAACTACAAACACAAACCTTTGCGGTATTATTGGATCTCATTTAAATAAGTTAGCAGGTGATTTCCATCAG GCTGGAACACCTTTTCAGTTAATTCTGAGGGTTTATGCCACTGGATTGCACTTTGTTGATCGTAGTATGAAGTCAAAAGTTGGTCATTTTCAATCCTTTGAAGGTGCAATTAGAGTTTTGCTTGATGATGGGGACACAGGGAATCGCTTGTCCGGTTTGCTTGGTTCATTGAGAAGTTATTTCCAAATTGGCTGCAATGACGACTCTTTGTTATCCAATTCGCAATTGAGTTCGGACAGTGGGGACTCATTGAATCAAATGCAGAAGGATAGAAAGAACTATCTTCTGTGTTATTTTAATGCATTGAAATTCTTATGCCAGCCGCTTACAGAGTTTGTAAATTCAGGAAGGAAACAGATTATTACTAATAATGAAGCTGCTTCTGTTTCTACTGAAGTGTGCCATATCCAGGGTGCATTCCATCAGTTTTGTGACGTTTTTCTTTCTCTTAAAAT GTACAGATGTACATATGAGGTGGATAGAGATGGATTTGATGGAAACAGCACCCTTGATGTTGCTCTGGCTGCTTTTACCCTCTCCATCATAACAAAGCTGAACATTCAG AAGAGTGTACAAATACTTGAAAATGTCATCACCAGTGCTTGGATTCAACCTCATGGTCTAAAGCATCTATATGTCTCTCTGTACAATACCGGGGTACATTTGTACAGGAACAAGGAGCTAAAAGAG GCATCACAGGCATTGAACTTATGTTGTAAGGCATCATGGACTCGTGTTATACATCTTTGTGAGATGTTTGTACACAAACAAAGGGCGTCCGAGGTTGATCTGTCAGAAGATGCCATTTTAGATTTCTATAATGAGTGCTGTACGAGAAGTGCTTTTCTTTTGGACGTTCTTAATGAATTGCAGAGTTATGATGCGAAAAGAACTTTATTAGAGAGCCTTGAAAATTGGTCCATTGCTGCAAACTTGTTTGGGAGGCTGCCAGGTCCTCTGGCTGTGGTGAAGCAGTGGGTTAAG ATGGAATGTAAACGTTACAAGGATGTGAATGTTGAAGATGATGCTCCAACCTTATACAGTTTGTTATTGTCTTATAAGAAAGTCCCAAAGAAGATAAACGAAATCGTTTTGGAACAG GAACTTCTTGCTTATGAGGGAATGACTGCTGTGAACCCTAAGTTTTGTCAGAAAATGCAAATGAAAATTATAGATTTCCTGCTGAAAGATGTGTATGTCACACCAAATAGTTGGTTACAAAAATCAAGAATTTTGTTGAAAAAGGGAAGGGCATTAAGGCTTTCTGGAAGCAAAGGTCTGAAGGACTGTATTCAGTGTTTATCAGATGCAATATGTTTACTT CTACTGTATCAGAGTGAGATTTATGATGAAACCTGTACCCATGAAATTTCTCCTTGCCATCAATTAGCTGTGGCATATTGCTTACGTGCACTTTCTACCCAGGAAGCTGAACCCAACTCAAA GACTCATGAGCAGCGAGTGCTTGAAGATATCAGTGCTGCCATTAATCTATGGTTGGGCATTTCTACTCCTGCTAATTGCTCTCCGGCTGACAAGTGCTCCATGTTGTCTGAAAATACTATGTTGCTACTTTACAATGTCATTGATTTGTTATCCGCCAAG GGTTGCATGGACTTTCACAATGATATACATAAGCTTATGATTAGATTATTTAAATGGAGGAATGTCCCATTAGAGAAGTGCGTGGCCAGATTTTGGGAATGTAGGAGGATTAGCCATGCCCTTTGTGCCTCACCTGTAAATGAGACATTCATTATGAACTTATCAGATCATTGTGGTGAACTTTCAAAGTATGCTTTTTGGATAGATTCTCTAAAAGATTCCACACCATTACTATTAGTGTTCCAACATAGTTTCTCATTTCTGTTTCCAAACTTTTCTCGGGGCCCATGGAATCATCAAAATTTGTTTCGATCAGATATCACAATTGATGAAGTTAAGGAAGCTGCTTTTGAACTTATATCACAG GCTCCTGTATCGACTTGGTCTGCTTACATAGCTGGATATCTCTACTATGATTTATCGGAAAGACTTGTTTCAAATGGACGGTTAATTGAG GCTCTCTCATATGCAAAAGAAGCTCACAACTTACGTGCTAAACTATTTGGAGGGAAATTTATGTTCTCTTCTGAGCGACAGCCCAAAAAGTACAATGAAGGGGGTATCTGTCAGGAGTTAACATATAGCATTCATGATATGCATATGCAAAGATCAGTTGCTAGTGAAGTTTGGCTTTTTGATACTAGTTCATGTGACCTGGAAAGCTATTATCTGAGTCCATGGAATGCACTTCAATGTTATCTTGAGAGCACTCTTCAg GTAGGGGTTATCCTCGAAATAATTGGTAAAGGAGCTGAGGCCGAAGGTTTTTTACAATTTGGAAAAGCTTTTTCCTGCTCACAGAGCTTGCCACTATTTACAATTGTTTTTTCTACTGTCTTGG GAAAGCTTTACCACAAGCAGCAACTTTGGGATTTGGCGGAAAAGGAACTGCAAAGTGCCAAGCAATATTTTGGGGCTTGCAGCACAGATCTCTCTTGCATGAAATGCAGATTGTTGCTGGAAGCAACTGTTAATCAGAATCTTGGCGATTTATATCAAAGCATTTTTGAAAATACAAGAAGTACATCGTCAGATAAGTTGTCGCATGCTGAAAACCTGTACAAATCAGCCATTGCCATACTAAATCTTTCTGAGTGGAAAAATTCTGTTAGTTGTCCAGAAGAAGAGTGTGTCGAATGGACAATGCCTGGAAAAGCTAGTCTTAAAGACGTTGGATATTGTGCTAGCAGTATATATACTGTTTCTGAAGAAAAACAGCATGATAATAGAAAAACCACTAAGGAGGGCCTGAAAAGCAAGATGGATgctaaaaaatgtaaaaagacCAAAAATGCACCAAAACTGGTCGTGAAGAATCAGGTTTCAGTACCTGAGCACAATTTGAGGGTAACTCGGTCTAGATATCAATCTTCTCAGAACCAAAGCATAAGTGGAAATGGCATCGTCCAACTTGGTCCTTCAAAACTTCTGCAAGGAAAAAGTGAGTGCGATAGCCCTGATACTTTTAGCAAGAGGGAATTTCTATTGGATTTAAAAAGCTGTGAGGTTGCTTTTGGGTGCAATGTAACTTGCATTTGCAACCAAATGAGGTGTTGGCAGTGTCTTCCTGTGGAAGTTATGAAATCTGGGTTAGTGAAAGACTTAGTACATTTAAAATGGGAGTTTGTCCGCCGGCGTTTATTGCTCAGGCTTCTCACAGGATTAG GAAAATGCTTGGACAGTCGTGGTCAAACTCATGAGACACATGAAATTATAGTGCAAACTGTATCAGTCTTGGTCAGCCGAAACCCATTTTGTCCTATTACCTCAACTGTTCCATTGACTTCCTTGCTTGATTTAATGGGAAAGGAGATCCCCGGGGATGTGTTCTGTGTTGAACGGGCAGAAGTACTGTTGAACATAAGTTGGTCGTCTTTGAAGAGTTACTGTTCTAAGGAAACCAG GAGTATGTGCTCTGATCTGCCTCATATTCAGCTACCAAAACTAGTGTCTTGGTTGATGCTAGCTTTTGTTCTCTGCCGCGACGTTCCTGTACTTTTCCAGAAG GTTTCCAGATTGCTTGCCGCTATATTTGTGCTTTCTACCTCAAGTgatcttttttctttgtcatCTTCTTCTAAAACTCTCCGCGAAAACCATTGGGCTTCTTATTTCCATCAAGCTTCACTTGGCACTCATCTTAGTTGCCAATTTTTCACAAATATATCTGGGATATGTAATGTTCAGCACCTTGTAAACACTGAG GGTTCACATGTTCCTGGCTCAACTTGTTTGGGATCAGAAAAAAAGAATTTACTCAG GCTTGCACCTGAGTCTATTCAAGAACTTGAAGGATTTGTAACACTGTTTTTTGCCGGCCTTCCTTGCACAACAATTATCTGTATAAGTTTGCTCGGAAGCCCTTATGCTAGTTTCCTACAGGAGCTGTTGTCCTTTCATACTTGTGTTCATGCATGGATTCTTGTATCACGCTTGAACTTGAAGAGTCAACCTATTGTTATGCTTCTACCTGTGGATTCAGTATTAGAAG GAGATTCCTCCGATGATACAAGTTCTGGTTCTGTTAGTGTTTCTGACGGAAAGGTTGGAAAGCGTTGGTGCTGCCCATGGGGTTCCACTGTGGTTGATAGGGTAGCTCCAGAATTTAGAATGATATTGGAGGAGAGTTATTTGTCATCTtcaatcgaagaagaagaagatacaaAAGAGAATAGGGCGTTATGGTGGATGTGGAGAAATAAGCTTGATCGTCGCCTCTGTAAATTGTTGAA GAACTTAGAAGATTTATGGTTTGGTCCTTGGAAATATTTGCTTCTGGGAGAATCGTCAAACTGCAAGCAGCTGGACTTGGTACATAAGAAGCTGGCGCGGGATTTGAAATCTAAGTGCAAAATGGACATAGATGAGAGTCTTCTGAAAGTCATTCTTGGGGGTTCCAAATATGCCTTTGAAGGTGGAGGCGCATATGTTTCACAGCTTTGTTTCAAGAAAGGTTGCTATATTGGTAAAGCTGGATGTTCCGAGGAAAATAAGTGGTTGGCGTCAACTAATGAATCTAATGGTTATCAGAAACTATCTGAGTTGGCTTTCCAACTAATACAGGGAGCAGTGAATGAGCTTGAAGGGCTAGATACTGTAAATAGAGAGCCCATCATTCTAGTGCTGGACTTCGAGGTGCAG ATGCTTCCTTGGGAGAATATACCAATACTAAGAAACCAGGAGGCTTATCGCATGCCTTCTATTGGGAGCATCTTTGCAACGCTGGAGAAGAATTACCATCAAGATAAAGTTGCAAGTAGTACTAAGAAACCAGGGGGCTTATCGCATGCCTTATGTCAGAAGGCTTCATTCCCTTTGATTGATCCATTGGATGCATTTTATCTCCTGAACCCAGGTGGTGATCTAGGTATCACACAAATTGAATTTGAGGAGTGGTTCAGAGATCAAAATTTGGAG GGGAAGGCTGGATGTGCACCCCCAGCTGAAGAATTGGCAGAAGCCTTGAAAAGCCATGACCTCTTTATATATATCGGCCATGGAAGTG GGGTGAACTATATTCCCATGCATCAGATTCAGAGTCTGGAAAATTGTGCTGCTACTCTTTTGATGGGATGTAGTAGTGGTTGTCTGACACTGAATGGTTGTTATGTTCCACACGGTCCCGCACTATCTTATCTGCTGGCTGGTTCTCCTGTCATTATTGGAAATTTATGGGAAGTGACGGACAAGGACATCAACCGATTTGCAAAGGCCATGCTTGATGGTTGGCTAAAAGAAAGATCGAGTTCCTCTGAGGGTTGCGCCCAATGCAAAGTAGCAGAAGAATTTGAGGCATTGAGCATTACGGGCTGTCCAGGTATTGCCAAGAAGAAAGTCTCGAGGAAGAAATTGCCTGAAGCTTGTGAAAGTGATCCAATGACGATTTCTTGTGATCATAGGCCGAAGATTGGATCATTCGCAAGTCAAGCTCGTGAAGCTTGCAGTCTTCCTTTCTTGATTGGAGCATCACCAGTATGTTATGGTGTTCCTACGGGCATAAGGAGAAAAGATTTGTAG